One window of Acropora palmata chromosome 1, jaAcrPala1.3, whole genome shotgun sequence genomic DNA carries:
- the LOC141875720 gene encoding protein SCAI-like isoform X1, with translation MDVNNDSSLSKVDEKKIVVEFCQLQEKSRQLFNALRDLPQFGHKHWQTHFGKMFDVYTRLWKFQQKHRSILDSKYNLKRWQIGEIASKIGQLYYHYYLRTSEANYLRESFAFYSAIRSRAYYSQASKEEKSDLMVKKLRYYARFIVVSLLLNEIDLVKELIQELYHYVEEYVNVYEADDDEEWRLVISEVTAFMEADALVTVMTPDVVPAILSHRMGENEIPPQRPVGPTSFSLQEIIIVGTCEKQVKFSELTLDMFRMLQALEREPEEAPSRTLVTFTEVSESIDDRETIGEVNRSSTQRPNPHKYLLYKPTFSQLYVFLACGVKELPNNGVMLVYISGDGCPGSAKAGSGGPYEMGGVSMSHKKVGKEESERRARANLKDFHCLYPEDFVPFSRKPLVVIVDSSKSNAFEYFPNLFGQPLICLMSSIMAPTTMQEQSRKGSLFTLFLVSPLLAFCHVCNIADLRSDLWDSCQRQVRRIMNDSLRIFYDWSRCVDLAFFQLLDDEFLRLMILRFIFCFYTMHLHRAFKGSDYYPKSFPKLSAEILLNGSLEKQVLELASMLDVRSLFYEVGEGPPID, from the exons ATGGACGTAAATAACGATTCGTCTTTGTCCAAAGTGGACGAAAAAAAGATCGTGGTTGAGTTTTGTCAACTTCAGGAAAAGtcaagacagcttttcaaCGCACTAAG AGATTTGCCGCAGTTTGGCCATAAACACTGGCAGACTCATTTTGGGAAGATGTTTGATGTTTACACCAGG CTATGGAAGTTTCAACAGAAACATCG ATCAATTCTGGATTCCAAGTATAACTTGAAAAGATGGCAAATAGGAGAAATTGCATCAAAAATTGGACAACTGTACTATCACTACTA TCTCAGAACAAGTGAAGCTAATTATCTACGCGAGTCCTTTGCATTTTATTCTGCCATCCGTTCCAGAGCATATTACAGTCAAGCAAGCAAGGAAGAGAA GTCCGATTTGATGGTAAAAAAGCTACGTTACTATGCACGCTTTATAGTTGTCAGTCTCCTGCTTAACGAGATAGATCTTGTCAAAGAATTGATACAAGAGCTCTATCACTATGTGGAAGAATACGTCAACGTTTATGAAGCAGATGACGATGAAGAGTGGAGGCTGGTGATCAGTGAAGTGACTGCATTTATGGAG GCTGACGCTCTTGTCACAGTTATGACCCCGGATGTTGTTCCTGCCATTCTCTCACACAGAATGGGCGAAAAC gaGATTCCGCCCCAAAGACCTGTTGGCCCGACTTCGTTTTCCCTTCAGGAAATTATCATTGTAGGAACTTGTGAAAAGCAG gttaAATTTAGCGAGTTAACCTTGGACATGTTCCGAATGCTGCAGGCTCTTGAGAGAGAACCTGAGGAGGCGCCTTCACGCACCTTGGTCACTTTCACAGAAGTCTCTGAGAGCATCGACGACAGG GAAACCATTGGGGAAGTAAATCGATCATCAACGCAGCGGCCCAATCCTCACAAATATCTCCTCTACAAACCAACATTTTCACAGTTGTACGTCTTTCTAGCTTGCGGAGTTAAG gaacTGCCCAACAATGGTGTAATGTTGGTTTATATCTCTGGAGATGGCTGTCCTGGCAGCGCAAAAGCTGGAAGCGGAG GTCCTTACGAGATGGGAGGCGTCTCCATGTCTCACAAAAAAGTTGGGAAAGAGGAAAGTGAGCGCCGTGCGAGGGCCAACCTAAAAGATTTTCACTG TCTTTACCCAGAGGATTTTGTGCCCTTCAGCAGGAAGCCCCTCGTGGTGATAGTTGACAGCTCTAAAAGTAATGCTTTTGAG TATTTTCCAAATCTGTTCGGGCAACCTCTGATCTGTTTGATGTCATCAATCATGGCTCCAACGACAATGCAGG AGCAAAGTCGGAAGGGCAGCTTATTCACATTATTCCTTGTCAGCCCGCTGTTAGCTTTCTGTCATGTCTGCAATATTGCTGACCTCCGCAGTGATTTGTGGGATAGCTGTCAGCGTCAAGTTCGGCGGATAATGAACGACAGTCTCCGAATATTTTACGATTGGTCCCGATGTGTCG ATCTTGCCTTCTTTCAGCTTCTTGATGATGAGTTTCTTCGACTGATGATTCTGcgtttcattttctgtttttacacCATGCACCTCCATCGAGCATTCAAG gGCTCAGATTACTATCCTAAGAGCTTTCCCAAGCTTTCAGCAGAAATTCTTCTCAACGGAAGCCTAGAAAAGCAAGTTCTTGAACTCGCCTCAATGTTGGATGTACGAAGTCTTTTCTACGAGGTTGGAGAAGGTCCGCCCATAGATTAA
- the LOC141875720 gene encoding protein SCAI-like isoform X2, which produces MDVNNDSSLSKVDEKKIVVEFCQLQEKSRQLFNALRDLPQFGHKHWQTHFGKMFDVYTRLWKFQQKHRSILDSKYNLKRWQIGEIASKIGQLYYHYYLRTSEANYLRESFAFYSAIRSRAYYSQASKEEKSDLMVKKLRYYARFIVVSLLLNEIDLVKELIQELYHYVEEYVNVYEADDDEEWRLVISEVTAFMEADALVTVMTPDVVPAILSHRMGENEIPPQRPVGPTSFSLQEIIIVGTCEKQVKFSELTLDMFRMLQALEREPEEAPSRTLVTFTEVSESIDDRETIGEVNRSSTQRPNPHKYLLYKPTFSQLYVFLACGVKELPNNGVMLVYISGDGCPGSAKAGSGGPYEMGGVSMSHKKVGKEESERRARANLKDFHCRKPLVVIVDSSKSNAFEYFPNLFGQPLICLMSSIMAPTTMQEQSRKGSLFTLFLVSPLLAFCHVCNIADLRSDLWDSCQRQVRRIMNDSLRIFYDWSRCVDLAFFQLLDDEFLRLMILRFIFCFYTMHLHRAFKGSDYYPKSFPKLSAEILLNGSLEKQVLELASMLDVRSLFYEVGEGPPID; this is translated from the exons ATGGACGTAAATAACGATTCGTCTTTGTCCAAAGTGGACGAAAAAAAGATCGTGGTTGAGTTTTGTCAACTTCAGGAAAAGtcaagacagcttttcaaCGCACTAAG AGATTTGCCGCAGTTTGGCCATAAACACTGGCAGACTCATTTTGGGAAGATGTTTGATGTTTACACCAGG CTATGGAAGTTTCAACAGAAACATCG ATCAATTCTGGATTCCAAGTATAACTTGAAAAGATGGCAAATAGGAGAAATTGCATCAAAAATTGGACAACTGTACTATCACTACTA TCTCAGAACAAGTGAAGCTAATTATCTACGCGAGTCCTTTGCATTTTATTCTGCCATCCGTTCCAGAGCATATTACAGTCAAGCAAGCAAGGAAGAGAA GTCCGATTTGATGGTAAAAAAGCTACGTTACTATGCACGCTTTATAGTTGTCAGTCTCCTGCTTAACGAGATAGATCTTGTCAAAGAATTGATACAAGAGCTCTATCACTATGTGGAAGAATACGTCAACGTTTATGAAGCAGATGACGATGAAGAGTGGAGGCTGGTGATCAGTGAAGTGACTGCATTTATGGAG GCTGACGCTCTTGTCACAGTTATGACCCCGGATGTTGTTCCTGCCATTCTCTCACACAGAATGGGCGAAAAC gaGATTCCGCCCCAAAGACCTGTTGGCCCGACTTCGTTTTCCCTTCAGGAAATTATCATTGTAGGAACTTGTGAAAAGCAG gttaAATTTAGCGAGTTAACCTTGGACATGTTCCGAATGCTGCAGGCTCTTGAGAGAGAACCTGAGGAGGCGCCTTCACGCACCTTGGTCACTTTCACAGAAGTCTCTGAGAGCATCGACGACAGG GAAACCATTGGGGAAGTAAATCGATCATCAACGCAGCGGCCCAATCCTCACAAATATCTCCTCTACAAACCAACATTTTCACAGTTGTACGTCTTTCTAGCTTGCGGAGTTAAG gaacTGCCCAACAATGGTGTAATGTTGGTTTATATCTCTGGAGATGGCTGTCCTGGCAGCGCAAAAGCTGGAAGCGGAG GTCCTTACGAGATGGGAGGCGTCTCCATGTCTCACAAAAAAGTTGGGAAAGAGGAAAGTGAGCGCCGTGCGAGGGCCAACCTAAAAGATTTTCACTG CAGGAAGCCCCTCGTGGTGATAGTTGACAGCTCTAAAAGTAATGCTTTTGAG TATTTTCCAAATCTGTTCGGGCAACCTCTGATCTGTTTGATGTCATCAATCATGGCTCCAACGACAATGCAGG AGCAAAGTCGGAAGGGCAGCTTATTCACATTATTCCTTGTCAGCCCGCTGTTAGCTTTCTGTCATGTCTGCAATATTGCTGACCTCCGCAGTGATTTGTGGGATAGCTGTCAGCGTCAAGTTCGGCGGATAATGAACGACAGTCTCCGAATATTTTACGATTGGTCCCGATGTGTCG ATCTTGCCTTCTTTCAGCTTCTTGATGATGAGTTTCTTCGACTGATGATTCTGcgtttcattttctgtttttacacCATGCACCTCCATCGAGCATTCAAG gGCTCAGATTACTATCCTAAGAGCTTTCCCAAGCTTTCAGCAGAAATTCTTCTCAACGGAAGCCTAGAAAAGCAAGTTCTTGAACTCGCCTCAATGTTGGATGTACGAAGTCTTTTCTACGAGGTTGGAGAAGGTCCGCCCATAGATTAA
- the LOC141875740 gene encoding steroid 17-alpha-hydroxylase/17,20 lyase-like — MFMEALFVVLIIGVLCFFVMHRWSRVRNLPPGPRPLPVIGNLLEMKKFNHVTMAAWAKQYGGIYMLTVLGKKVFIVTDIELAREALLRQGNVFAGRPTSYVMSCWYEFQPGLAFEDYGATWRLLRKVSHSALKMFGSGIENLENKVYREVDELCFQLDQTQGVPLDLRKLISIAVSNVIFSCLFSYRYAKDDKHFKECTDLVDGIMHLAGAAELLETFPIMKFLPGEVHSRIKNTTFLKKKLLTSKLQERKETYKEGVIRDITDALIKALHDVHKEDSKTKGILNEQCLKNAIGDIFVAGSDTTSLFLTWSFLYLAAFPEVQARIQQELDDVIGPDCKIRFKDKSSLPYFEATIAEIMRHGSFNYFSLPRKVREDTTLGNYDIPQNSQVIVDIRSIHHSPKHWRDPGSFDPTRFLNPEDDSFICPASFSFLPFGGGLRACMGQTLARIEIFLILGQVLQQFNLSLPPGSSKADLEAPVEPITRAILAPKPFQLCVTKRVQ; from the coding sequence ATGTTTATGGAAGCATTGTTTGTCGTCCTCATTATTGGAGTACTATGCTTTTTTGTTATGCACCGCTGGTCTCGTGTCAGGAATCTTCCCCCAGGTCCACGCCCACTTCCTGTCATCGGCAACCTActggaaatgaaaaagttcAACCATGTCACCATGGCGGCTTGGGCCAAGCAGTATGGTGGGATTTACATGTTGACGGTCCTGGGTAAAAAGGTTTTCATTGTCACCGATATTGAGCTTGCACGGGAGGCCTTGCTTCGACAAGGAAACGTTTTCGCTGGAAGACCAACTTCCTATGTCATGTCTTGCTGGTATGAATTTCAACCAGGTCTAGCATTTGAAGACTACGGGGCTACATGGAGGCTTTTGCGAAAGGTATCGCATTCGGCACTTAAGATGTTTGGCAGCGGGATTGAAAATCTGGAAAATAAAGTTTACCGAGAGGTCGACGAGCTGTGCTTTCAGTTGGACCAGACTCAAGGAGTTCCATTAGACCTAAGGAAACTGATCAGCATTGCGGTCTCCAATgtgattttttcttgtttattcaGTTACCGATACGCCAAAGATGACAAACATTTCAAGGAATGTACCGATCTGGTCGACGGAATTATGCACCTGGCTGGGGCTGCCGAACTCTTGGAAACCTTCCCCATCATGAAGTTTCTTCCTGGGGAAGTTCACTCACGCATCAAGAACACCACCTTCCTCAAGAAGAAATTATTGACGTCAAAACTTCAGGAAAGAAAGGAGACCtataaagaaggagtaattcGAGACATCACAGATGCACTGATTAAAGCTCTGCACGATGTTCACAAAGAAGATTCGAAAACCAAGGGAATTTTGAATGAGCAGTGTTTGAAAAACGCCATCGGTGATATCTTTGTTGCTGGCTCGGACACCACCTCCCTTTTTTTGACTTGGTCGTTTCTTTACTTGGCTGCGTTCCCAGAGGTCCAAGCAAGAATACAGCAAGAGCTAGATGATGTCATTGGGCCCGACTGTAAAATCAGGTTCAAAGATAAAAGCAGTTTACCATATTTTGAAGCCACGATCGCAGAAATCATGCGTCATGGTTCTTTTAACTACTTCAGTCTTCCCCGTAAAGTTCGAGAAGACACCACCCTTGGAAATTATGATATTCCACAGAATTCTCAAGTAATTGTCGATATCAGATCTATTCACCACAGCCCAAAGCATTGGCGAGACCCAGGTTCCTTTGATCCCACACGGTTCCTGAATCCTGAGGATGACAGTTTCATTTGCCCTGCCAGCTTCAGTTTTCTTCCCTTTGGTGGCGGTCTAAGAGCCTGCATGGGTCAGACGTTGGCCAGAATCGAAATTTTTCTCATCCTTGGGCAAGTGCTGCAGCAGTTTAACTTGAGCCTTCCCCCTGGCTCTTCCAAAGCAGATTTGGAGGCACCAGTCGAACCCATTACTCGTGCAATTTTAGCACCGAAGCCCTTTCAGCTGTGCGTCACGAAAAGGGTCCAATGA